The Branchiostoma floridae strain S238N-H82 chromosome 1, Bfl_VNyyK, whole genome shotgun sequence sequence gacacaaaagtatggaaattttcatgaatattagcaaaattatccaggaaaacaaggaagaaatgttgtaaatgcggaaaccagtataatagagatgaggtagctgttaattggtttggatatttgtttgacatttggtagtcaatttagaatcttgtcacagtgctgatggtgctttttcaagtgtacataagtacctgagtactagtatattaatagattttataatgaacttattgtacattttaaaataaagttgtaagccaagaccagctattaaacagtactcctttccaaaataacaatttttcttatagacgcaacagcccttgagtgactttttctaacagattttacttcaagaaaaagacagttcacactcataaacgtagacgaaacgccagctttttttaaaagcacttgttacGAATATTATGACCATCTCTTCTTCTACATTAGGAGCACCTGGCCgctgatatacagtcaaacttgtacaaatGACCAGCTCTAtataagaaccacctggccattgataaacatATGTACAGTCACACTTGCACCTGTGACCACATACAGTAAAGACTACCTGGCCAATGTGATTGACCATGTACCATGACTGGTAATCCTTGCTAAATAATTCTCCCACTTATAGGCATGATCAGCAACGATCTGACTATTACACTTTACATGCTACAATGTCTTTTTATAGCAAATACCCAATGATCTCTATTCTGTGCTATGGTACACCATCTCTTAAAATGCCACATTCCTATGATTCTATGATaaactgtacttttttttttaaatttcattacaGTAGCACAGTGGTAATAAACCAAAAAGAAATATAGTGGTGGCCTACCCCTTATAACATTATTTATGCAACTTACAATGTAATGAACTCTACGATATAATGGACTCAAGTTTCGAACGTATATGCTACAATGTAAGTCGCTTCAATTTCTGTGGACATCAAACATTTTCTTGCTAAATCAGTTTGTGAAAATGTCAAATTGACAGCGGATTTTGACCAAAATTTCACAACTACAATGGTCGAATGAATGATTGCATTCAATTTCACAATACTTAGTAGATCCTTGAGCAAGTTGTGAGTCACTCATACACATGACTGTAATGGAAAGTTTCCTGTGTTGCAAGTATGCCAATCAATGcttaatgcaaaataaaacgtTTCTCAAGCAACTCGGTACGTTTTGCAACGGCCAGGTGTTCCAGGAAGCATCTGCTTTCTTTTAGACTCAAGCCCGCAATTGAACACAAATGTGAATGGGGTAAAGGCAATTCTAAGATTTTTCaattaacaacaaattgaagaCAAATCTTTGGATAATAAGCCAATGAGTTTCTAGTTCTGTTGTTGAAGTCATGATCGGGAGTGCATTAGCTCAAGCAATAGGAGATGATTGACATTTAGTGACAGCATATGATGTCTGAAATACCTGGCTGCTGGTATTTATAAATGTTATCCAGGTGCTTTTGCATTAAATGTCTCATGCCTGGGTCAGTACaggtatcaatcaatcaaggtCTTCGTATACGTAAGGCTCTGATAACACCTGTTGGCTCACCCCTATCCATATGTGTGCTGaattttgataaacaaacaaataacaatgTCTAGCATCCATGAACGTGTCaatcaacaagaaaacagaTCTATGGCTGACATGTACCGTGCTAATAAATGATAAAGAAATGTTCAATACTTCCACATAGCTTACATTTTCCATTCAAGCTCAATGTAggcattatttttgcattgttCCAACTTCCACAGCCATGTAacaagattggtacaatacatCCGTGGATAGtaactactactgtaacagtacttaGAGTGCCATGTTACAGATGAAGCTATTACAGCATCAGTAAATGGGACCTTGAACTATTAATATATGATAAGTATTGTTATAGAAAGTTTCTTATCTCAAGCAAATTCATTTTTTGATAGAgaagttcttgttcttgttcttggaAATTTGAATAagacctaacgttacatgtatgtgtaaacctttagaacaagagttcgtagacctcaggcctgcatgaaatgtattgggtttctgtagacctattgtgtatttttgcctttttgtctgtggtacgtggttggaaaaatgagctttttaccgtgttggttgtgcaccatgcaaaagtctgactctgaaattccattttctgaatttgtaagtttggacatggatgaacattacttattttggatttcttaagtatgtaaccaaccacagtactttgaagttgttgagacgctacctttttttgtctcagatggcccatgcacatgtagttactctgtcacatgatatactaatatcttcctatttcaatgtactgacctaatgcagctgctaagtctccttggtttgtgttcttccaatgatattcattaaagatttatttctggggtgctattcacttgacatcggaatgttactcgcataatttgaccaatgatacttttatctgtagttccatagacattagacaacatgaatagtggtagcccccatgcagcagcaacagttagtccccagggtggtatgatattttcattcaatccatccaacccaaacctaaatctcctgtagtatctaagccaaatttaacagcataatttactatgaaaaatgtccttgtcaatcccatttatagatggcaagctgctggcaatggaagctttgaaaagttcagaagctgttgtagtcagagcaaacacccagcaaacatccccgcaaaccaatgagcagttgcttagaaggggaatttcatcatatatttgccgcgacaaaatgcaacaaacgatactgaatttaaaacagaacaaagctaagcctccaccacttaaccctagctgtaccatagattaagcaggcccaaaaaccaagcgaatatgactagcccaaaacaacaaattacctgtatacagtatggaaatggcattaccaaagaaacaaaatgaaacacaggacaaatcatacacatacctttctcttatgcccacactctatacagttctcctccacattagaaaattgcatcttcttctgtttaagttcaagttcaaccatgattgccaacagggtaaaggaacttgtaccggaacttaaaactcagtactatacagctctagaaacaccacaaagagtaataagcaaacttcaattatacctgaccaacagatatataatcttgtacactcccgtcatctggcaaactgtcagtgctactaagtaacctgatacattgaaggtggcccaggccagatgatgtttctacacccaaccataatctgtttttaaaaccaagcagatattgggaggatgccccaaccacactaaaacagggtcaacctatacagtatcaagttcaagcactaggaggcccaaaatcaaacctgaccaccaggacaccacaaacaactcacgtaccaaatggcaacacaatggcaccttgcgttccggagatacagcgcacgccccgtgcccgcacaaaaggtaacctaaaatgtcaagttcaagcaccaagggcaccaaaatcaaaattgagcattattcagccaccgccgacacatgtgccaaatatcgtcgcgccagcaccagccgttcagaagatataactccggaaacacccctcccggacacaaaattcgacctgccgggtcaagttcaaacgcgacaaggcccaaagtcaatcctaggcaacaggcaacaaccccccacccatgcaccaaaaatcgtcgcaatcgcgcgtatcgttccggacacacagcgtcaaaagtgcccccaaaacacaaaaaatgccaccttcaatgtcaaggtcaagcgccaggaggcccaaaatcacacctgagtgtcaggctaccacccccaacccacgtaccaaaaatcgtcgtgctcgcaccatccgttcacgagatacagcgccctacatccccggctaccgaaaagttcccaccagcatcaaaaccatacctgcatacatgcaggtaatgatgATTGACCCTCAGATTGCTATTCAAATTCGTTATTTTCATAGACGTGCAGGTTGGCATTAGCCCCTGCTGACTTCTCAAACCTGGCTTCAGTACATTTGCCTTGTGGTGGGACTGGGGGAAGTTTATCTTTAGGAGGTTTGTTTTTGATAACTGTTCCAAGGGACATGGCAAACTGCTTTAGAGCTGCACCTTTCTGTTTTGGGCGCTTTTGTGGTGTATCTACATGTGCATGAGGCTGTGAAACTGCTGGGAGGACGTCAGTACCTTTACGGGGTGGGGGGAGAGGGGGAGGTTCTTCTTTAGTGGGATTGCTTTTGATACCTGTTCCATGGGCCTCGTTCTTAGTAAACTGCCTTCGACATGTACCTGTCGGCTTGGGGCTCTTTGGTGGTGCGTCCACATCTTCATACAGGTGAGGCTGTGAAACCGATGACATGGTTAAATCGCCTTTACGGGGTGGGGGCAGAGGGGGAGGCTCATCTTTTACAGATATATTTTTATTCTCCGTAACAATGGTCTTGTTCTTAGCGATCTGCCTTAGACCTGTACCTGTCGGTTTGGGACTCTTTGGTGGCGCGTCTTCATCTTCATACAGGTGAGGCTGTGAAACCGATGGCATGGTTAAATCGCCTTTACGGGGTGGGGGTAGAGGGGGAGGCTCATCtttaacagttttgtttttgttccctGTAACAATGGTCTTGTTCTTAGCAAAATTCCTTGGACCTGCACCTGTCGGTATGGGGCTCTTTGGTGGCGCGTCGACATCTTCATACAGGTGAGGCTGTGAGACAGCGAACAGAGCATCATCAACTCTACGGGGTGGGGGAAGAGGAGGAGGCTCTTCTTTAGTGGGTTTGGTCTTGTTGGCCTTTTCCAGGGCCTCGTTCTTAGCAGACGGCCAAACACCTGTACCTCTGGGTTTGGGACTCTTTAGTGGCGAATCAACGTCTTCGTATACGTAAGACTCTGAGACAGCTAGCAAGGTGTCAGCACCTTCACGAGGTGGGGGAAGTGGAGCGGGTTCATCTTTCAAGGGTTTGCTTTGATTTGGAGATCCAGAAGTCTTTATTTCAACAGGTTTCCCTGGACCTGCACCTTCGCTTGTTTGGTTATTTGGTGGGGATTCTACACCTGTGTACAGACGATTTTGCTGTGACAGAGATACACCTTGGTTATATGCTAGATTTCTAACATCAAAGGATTGAGTTGTATTTTGAGACTGGGTCTGtgctgtctgatcatgaccgcTGATTGTtgcagtagctgtggtgtttttgtgggattcagtgatggcctgagactgaccctgtcctgtctgatcatgaccactggtcagtacactagctgtggtgtttgtatGGGATTCAGTGATGTTCTGATATtggccctgtcctgtctgatcatgaccactggtcagtacactagctgtggtgtttgtatGGGATTCAGTGATGttctgagactggccctgtcctgtctgattGTGATGGTTgtcaatatcttcatactggttaTCATGAtcactggtcactacagtagctgtggtgtttaaATCAGATTTAGTGAtggtctgagactggccctgtcctgtctgatcatgacaacTGGTAGATGTTGAGTCCTTTGGTGGTGTTCCTACACCTATGTACATAGGATTTTGCTTTAAGGCAGCTAGCACTTTGTTATGCATATGTGCTTCAACCTTCAGACCCTGCAATGCCTGATCAGCCTCTCCAGTAGCCGTGGTGTTTGTAACAGTTACGATAACTTTAGAATCCTGGCCTGAAGGAGGATTCCTGGTCTTCCCTTTGCAACAGACAGCGAGAATGATGACGCCAATCATGACAATACCGCCTACTGTACCACAGGTAGAGCTTATGAGAACAGGTAGGGGATTTGCAAGGGGTGTAGTTCGTGGTGCTATTGTTATTGACTGTTTGACAGATGTGGAGCCTACAGGATGTGCTATCGGGCTAGTATTGCTTTCTGTGATGCCAAATGAAGAAGATGTTGGCACTGCAGATGAAACATGGGTATCGTTACAGATCAGGTCTTCAGGGTTGATATCTTTAATCTTTTGCCCACGGAAGTTGGCAGGTTGGGCACAAGTTATCTGGTTTTCGAAATAAGCAGACCCGGTCATTTTCAGTCTGAACGGAACCATCccacagtcacactgccaggtgTTGTTATAAATTTCCACACGTCTGATTGCTGACAGCACGTCGTGAGCAGACGGGGGAAGGACAGATATCTGGTTTTCACATAGCATCAACTCAAGCTTAAGATTAGTGAATGTATATGGCTGGATAGAAGTTATCTGATTATAAGACAGGTCGAGGATACAGAGTTCAGGTAGATTGGTGAACGTTCCAGGCTGGATGGAAGTCATCTGGTTATAGGAAAGGATCAACTCTTTGAGCTTCGGTAAATTAATGAATGCAGCTGGCTGGATGGAAGTAATCTTGTTTTTCTCCAGGTCCAACTTGTTGAGCTTGTGCAGATTAGAGAATGTACCGGGTTGTATGGAAGTTATCAGGTTTTGTGACAAGGAAAGGTTCGGGAGTTCTTTGAGATTAGAGATTGCTCCGGGGATAAAAAAGAATACACCAGGCTGGATGCTATTTATGTGGTTGCGGTTTAGATTTACTTTTTGTAACTctggtagatttgagaatgcacCTGGCTGGATGTCATTTATATGGTTGTTATTCAAATACAAGTATTTGAGCCTGGGTAAATTTGAGAATACACCAGTTTGGAGGTGTGTTATGTTGTTGTAACAAAGGTCCACCCAATAGAGCAAAGAGTGGTTTGAAAAGATGCCAGGTTCAATGTTAGTTATCCCGTTTTTGCTCAGGTTCAAATCAAAAAGCAGGGGTAGATTTGAGATTGAACCTGCGTGAATGCTGGTTATCTGATTATTTCCcaaatttaagatatttaagGATTTTGGGAGTTTCTTTGGGAAGCTGGTTATCTGATTATTTTCCAAAGATAAGAAGGTGATGTTTTTTGGGATGTTCCGGGGGACGCTGGTGAGTCCCAGCCCTGTACAGTAGCAGCAAGGAGGTGGTTGTGTCGGCTTCATTTCCCGTTTGCAGAATGAGGATGTTGAACAGCTGCATCCAGCTTCTGGTACTCCGGGTCCCTTCAGGATGATAAGAAGGAAAATCAGCATGTGTCTCAGCCTTTTCCCCATCCTGAAACCTAAACAGAAGGAGCAGGAATTAATCCACACGACCGATCCGTTGTAGCATTTCACACAGATGTATCAGCTCAGTGTCACTGGATGTTTcacaacatacaaaaatgtataaataTTCATCATAACACCCAAGTGAAGGTGGCTATACAACtggtttgccccccccccccctacacacacatatacacacacatcgTTGTTGTAGTGCTTTGCACTTCAGCCAGGGGTCGTTGCTGCAGCGTGGAGAATGCGGCTCCAAACGTGACTGAATCAGTATTGCCATGGGGAATGTGACAGTTGGTCATCGAAACCATGCGTAGTTATCATCAAACACttgtttgtgtacaaagaacctgTGAGTTTGCACACACACAACTCTGCATGTTGACCTGAAAATGTTCGCATGTTAACGTTAGTATGTTTATTTACTGGGAAAACCATTAAAAAGGAAATGAAGTTTTAATGAGATACCGGTATCAATCGCGTATTACAAAACTTGCCGAAAAACATTTAATCCATAGTCTTGCATTGAACCACAACATAGCAACGCTCCAAGCCCATGGCAAGTGCTGCAATTATaattacttaaaaaaaaaccgTAGTATCTATGAGCgatcaaaatataaaacaaagtCACTGTTATAGGTCATTTTTCCAAATGATAAGTTTAATCTACCTTGTTACAATACACGTATTCACAAGAATAtgacttaaaggggcattccactccagacgggactgttattttctgatagatattaattgttggaagtgacaaatgtatgctacgtaacattatacgataaagtacccattagccccactcgcatcaaaaagcattcagtcatctacaaaactccccaggtaccctctaattaaattaatcaatctcagcctatgaCTGAaaacaatgtgcctgacaacgccTGACTTAACTTAGGTTACAAACgtaatttcaggatcgctaagaaaAGTAcgccttgttatgtgttctttgaaaTCTTTTGAACAActgaccttcttggtgtgcttagcgccCTCATTTAtaccgaaaatattcacgacaaaggaagtgtctatacgtatagggaatgcatgggtagggtctgcatgggtttagtgagtgtcatattgttttacaaacacacgttgcgtgATTCGCCACAAGCGGAATTCCATAAAAGAtcggctgatcatgtattcattgatacattatctattggaaaataacactcccttctccGGTGGAATGCCCCTTAAAGAAATGCGAACTTGCCATGCCACTTGAGTTATCACCTGATTAGCCCAAATTTTCGACGAATTAAGGAACGCGCTCGAAATGCGTTTGGTGGTTCACTGAAGTTCGTTCACAGTCCATTTGTGGTGATTTTTTCATCCTCTACGAAGCTTCAAAGATCTCTGATGTTATGATGAGGGGAGACGCAACCATTAGAATTTTCCCCAGTAATACATCCaatccaatgggagagttgaggaaacagatatgcaattatctcaagaatataaagttcaagccatacaaacttaccctcaaatgatagcctactatgtcCTGTCTCATcaaattcatttgcaagaatttctatacggctagtctTTTGATACAACCCCTAATTAGAGCCCTTAGATTGGTCCGTTTGGCTCCAAACAGCTATCTgacgacgataccactatttcaggggggtgcggaaaccccgtcgatggagaaaggtcattttttacaactaattcaacAAGTGTAAGATCTTTCCTACcgcagccactcccaaaatgctcagatttcacataaaatcccaggCTTTTAATGATTTAATGATTTTCTCACTGGGGGCTAGGCGCCCACGCAAATTCTTGCGTCTCTTCTTGATTCGAGGGGAATTGGCCGCGCCTGGCGTTTGGGTTGTTTACCAACGCTTGCAATGTGAGAAGACGAAGCGTGCTATGTTGAAAAttagttgcaaatgtcaatttgaatggagATTTTAAAAATTGGAATATTTGCAGTTTTGGTGCCAAAATTCTACAACATATACCTTAAATACAAAGTCATTAGCATACACATTATGTACTTTCAGCCTGACacgtaaggtctcattgatgtatactccgagccaaaaaataaacggctgtatggacgcgtgtttttatcggtgagaaattcccttttagccagcggaactgatatcaaaagttagattggtgaaagcttgtttataacttaagaaattagcaggtaaagttttacagctgcgcgctaggtcggaggtacacagtcctgggttctgagtggtgcggttgtacactaacagcgaaaaagtgccttttgttgGGATTGACTAATCTTGGTTTGTAactgctataaaaaaagaacctgtgtatagttgacgttggcaatttttttccacgatatagggtaaatgtgctcaacatagaatgaaaattCTGCTGatatttcacgtagcttcattatgaacgcgcccatgtaaacAACGAAtttaacatagaagtctatgggaagaaaaaactcatcaaagAGACCTTAATATAATCTTTAAACTGTACCTGTTTACACATTGATTGGCTGGGCGGCAACTTGTAAGAGTACGTTTTGCTTTCGTGTTTATTTTTCACGGTAGATGCAAGTAAACAATTAACAGCACACATGTGGATAAATGATAGGCTGTCTGAAAGCCTGGCCAATAACTAATAAGtgacagttacaacaattttcttcaatcagtgactgttttgtaaaggtacagtacatacctcccaaattttcgatgtctaccagcacatTGTTGTAACTGTTATGCTAACGTGACTGATGAAACTCTTCAATAATAAGTGACAACACTGACGTGAAAaagaatcaaagaaaaaaaaaacatcgagAAAGGTAAAGCATAAAGAAGTACAGAAAATCTAAGTTAGATGAACCAGTCTgttggcatgtacatgtaaattcgATAACGATGTCATATGACATATATTTGACAATTACCATCGTACGGTAGCGTATGGTGATGTTGCCCAGACGGGATTTGAAGACAGTGATGTTTTGGTGTGGGTTGAAATTATACAAGTAATAATTTCAGTAATGATTTGTCCATGCACACTGTCCAACTTTTCACATTGGCATAAAATAACTGTACTTCCAATTTGCTAAAATCTCCTGCCAACATTAAACACTACAATCAACTTAACAAAATCAAGCGAGCAACTATCTAAATTCTTAACAAAATGTTATAGAAATTTCAACATATATTGAGGTTCATGAAAACGTGGTACTGCGCAGATTTCCTGACCTCTGAATTTGTGTGTATTTCACTGTTTGTCGAAATTTTTTCCTTTCAATATGgttagagtcgattccatataaccgagagggtgtttcttgccttttgttctaacaatttggaaatctttgtaacaatctaactgtgataagtaactgtttagaactatttacaacatctatatgacgttctaaatgtttctatagtattcaaacatgttagaaacatttctaacatcaaatacattatttctgttagtttctgaactgttccaacatagatgcatcatttgtgatcacatgttcgaacatggaaacaatatgatgaaactgggtcagtgggctgggaagagggcaattcacacatccctgccaagtgcaggaaattatgtctgtctgccaccttctcacagaagactcaccagtgtgtactaaagaaagtctaaaaatacaagagccaaacaaaggaccaagcttagcagctttgtttatggggtcaataaaagttttatggagggaaaaaatgacacaaaatgttggaacatgttggaacaataacaaaaacacatagatgtttgaaaattgttctaaataaagagataatgatatcattactttcccaaatgttccaacaaatatgaaaaggttcaaacatgtttaaactttcattttgaaatgtttgaacaattttgaactttagtgactgaaatgttcttttactcaaattagttcaaacttattacaaatattatttcaaaaccatctcggtgacttggaattgactctagaGTGTGTGTGACCAAATTTAATATGATAATGGTGCTTTTGGGAACATTGAAACGTTCTCCTTATACGGCTTTTAAGCAAGtcggcacaacccgccgtacgtgtaatT is a genomic window containing:
- the LOC118417152 gene encoding formin-like protein 14; this translates as MALASFLDRDDYTHEIKGIRYPPIVNKDNLEAMANFDLRDDDIAIVTFPKAGADTLLAVSESYVYEDVDSPLKSPKPRGTGVWPSAKNEALEKANKTKPTKEEPPPLPPPRRVDDALFAVSQPHLYEDVDAPPKSPIPTGAGPRNFAKNKTIVTGNKNKTVKDEPPPLPPPRKGDLTMPSVSQPHLYEDEDAPPKSPKPTGTGLRQIAKNKTIVTENKNISVKDEPPPLPPPRKGDLTMSSVSQPHLYEDVDAPPKSPKPTGTCRRQFTKNEAHGTGIKSNPTKEEPPPLPPPRKGTDVLPAVSQPHAHVDTPQKRPKQKGAALKQFAMSLGTVIKNKPPKDKLPPVPPQGKCTEARFEKSAGANANLHVYENNEFE